In a genomic window of Deltaproteobacteria bacterium:
- a CDS encoding glycosyltransferase gives MDPAVSVIVCTFNRARSIKSTIRSLLAQALSDSYEIIVVDNGPTNDTFSVVKGFQQKARTPLLYVHETEQGLSRARNRGLRSARGDIVAFIDDDARADPAWLATLTATFRSSENVAAVGGRIKPARLEKLPSWLPRRLISHLSLLDYGKDVINLRYPNYPFGTNMAFRRSVFEEVGLFDPSLGRSGTTSFQTGEETDLFSRIELAGKSVYYNPSAVVYHIIHPQRLRPVWFYHQTYWIGFSSGVIEKRYKPAIYVKLNVLLSAVIIGAGCSCWGLTRLLNHQVLDVFARCAIHNRCGYIRGVLDEWLQDHSARRVTEPRRPARQQILCRIADPNKINRGHKMN, from the coding sequence ATGGACCCAGCTGTTTCAGTTATCGTCTGCACCTTCAACCGAGCCCGAAGCATTAAGTCCACCATCAGGAGTCTACTGGCACAGGCTCTCTCCGATTCATACGAGATCATTGTTGTGGATAACGGCCCGACAAATGACACCTTTTCTGTCGTAAAAGGATTTCAACAGAAGGCCCGCACTCCTCTCTTGTATGTGCATGAGACCGAACAGGGCCTCTCGAGAGCGCGCAACCGCGGCCTTCGCTCAGCCAGAGGTGACATAGTGGCCTTCATCGATGACGATGCCCGGGCGGATCCGGCCTGGTTGGCGACGCTTACGGCAACTTTCCGCTCATCGGAAAATGTTGCTGCGGTGGGCGGCCGTATCAAACCGGCAAGGTTGGAAAAGCTGCCGTCATGGCTTCCAAGACGTCTCATTTCACACCTCAGCCTTCTTGACTATGGGAAAGACGTCATCAACCTCAGGTATCCGAACTATCCTTTTGGTACAAATATGGCCTTTCGACGTTCCGTTTTTGAAGAAGTCGGCTTGTTTGACCCATCGCTCGGTCGATCCGGAACCACGTCTTTTCAAACCGGCGAAGAAACCGATCTCTTCTCGCGCATTGAACTCGCCGGAAAGTCAGTTTACTACAACCCATCTGCGGTTGTTTACCACATTATCCATCCCCAAAGACTACGTCCGGTCTGGTTTTATCATCAGACCTACTGGATCGGCTTTTCTTCCGGCGTAATAGAAAAGAGATACAAGCCCGCCATATATGTCAAGTTGAACGTGCTGCTATCCGCGGTAATTATTGGGGCAGGTTGTTCGTGTTGGGGACTAACTCGACTCCTGAATCATCAAGTTCTGGACGTGTTTGCAAGGTGCGCAATACACAATCGTTGCGGTTACATCCGAGGAGTCTTGGATGAGTGGCTTCAAGATCACTCGGCAAGACGCGTCACGGAGCCCCGTAGACCGGCGAGGCAACAGATCTTGTGCCGGATTGCGGATCCGAATAAGATCAATAGAGGTCATAAAATGAATTAA